ATGGTGCCCAGGACactgcccaccctgctgcctAACGGCAAGGGGGCAAAGCCTTGTACCtgcaggctgggacacactATGACAGGGGACCTTGGGATGCTTACATATGCCCTGATGCCATCCCATCCaaagctggtgctgctggcacccTATGGCACCTGGCACCCCAGAAGAGCAGAGTTTGGCAGAGCTGTTTGCCAGCTGGGCACTGGGTCATGGCCTTTCCCCTGCATGACTTGTCTGTGCTGGGACATGGTCAGGATGGGCTTTTAATAGAAGGGTACTTATATTAAAGAATAAATGGCAGAAATGCCACCTCCCACCCCAGACACATGCTgggcccagctcccacacacCCTGCATCAAGACTGGGATGGACCCTGCCCCATGGGGCACATCATCCATCCCAGCTGAGGGAAATGGAAGGAGAGCCCATCCCCTCTGAGTGGTGGCAGTGGCAGCCAGCACGCATTGCAAAGCCCACGTCGCTGCAGGGATGTGTCACCACACTCAGCCCAAGCTGGAGGTTTCCCTTGGCTTTGTGCCCAGGCACACTGTGTGGCCTTGGCCTGGCCAAGGAGTGCCCAGGGCCCTCTGGCTACCGGCCTGGTTTGCTGTGGCTTTTGGGgaactgctgcagagctgctgcggGACGAACAATCCCTTCCCTCCACGGGAATCACAGCTcagtgtgctggcagctggaggaACAGAGCCTTCTCCCACAACCAGCCTTCTCTGGGTCATCACCCATTAGGGGTCATCATTAGGTTCCAGCATGTACAGCCCAGGCAAGGGgttgtgccagcactgctcactTACAGACCCGAGGGCTTGGGATGTTCCCATACCCATGTTTCACCTTCCTCCATGTCCCACAGGTGTTCAGTGGGAAGCGCCTGGAGTCGGAGCTGCCGCCCCAGCCCCAGAGTACCTTCCGCAAGCCCCCCACGCCACCACCCCCTGAAGCTGGGGGCCAACACTCCCTCACCTGCCTTGTGCGGGAGCGGGACCTCTCGATCTTTGAGAAGCTGGGTGACGGCTCCTTTGGTGTTGTGCGTCGCGGCGAGTGGTGCACGCCTGCCGGCAAGACGGTGAGAGGCTGCTCTAGGGGGGTGGGGAGCCAGGCAGTGGGACCACCCACAGGGGAAGACACTTTGGAGCTCATCCTTCCTTTGGCCATAGCTGAATGTGGCAGTGAAGTGCCTCAAGACAGATGTGCTGAGCCAGCCAGAGGCACTGGACGACTTCATCCGGGAGGTGAATGCCATGCACTCCCTGGACCACAGGAACCTCATCCGCCTGTATGGTGTGGTGCTCTCCCACCCCATGAAGATGGTGAGTGTGGGGGGATGGGGCTGACCCCAATGACACCCCCATGGCAGGGGTCCCACATGATGGCATGAGCAAAGCTGATCTGGGTCTTTACCCCAAGTCCTCTGCTGGCATCCCCAGTGGGGCATAAGAAGGCTGGAAGCCAGCCAAACCAGGGTGCCCCTGGACTGACCGACTTGCTGTCCACACCCCATGGCCCAGGTGACAGAGCTGGCCCCACTGGGTTCCCTTCTGGACCGCCTGCGGAAGAACCAGGGCCATTTCCTCATCTCCACCCTGTGCCAGTATGCCATCCAGGTGGCCAAGGGCATGGCCTACCTGGAGTCCAAGCGCTTCATCCACCGCGACCTGGCTGCCCGCAACATCCTGCTGGCCTCCAATGAGCTCGTCAAGATTGGGGACTTCGGACTGATGCGGGCCCTGCCCAAAAATGATGATCACTACGTGATGCAGGAGCATCGCAAGGTCCCCTTTGCCTGGTGagccttggggagggggagatcTGGAGGTGCAGCACCCATGGCCTTCTGATGCTCATGTCCTTCCCCCTGCAGGTGTGCTCCTGAGAGCCTGAAGACCCGCACCTTCTCCCATGCCAGTGACACCTGGATGTTCGGAGTGACCCTCTGGGAGATGTTCACCTATGGTCAGGAGCCTTGGATCGGCCTCAATGGCAGCCAGGTAGGTGTACAGCAGGGACCTGCCCCCTCACCTCACCCCACTGGTGCTGGGGGGGATACGGGACACCCTGACAGCATGTGCTGTCCCACAGATCCTGCACAAGATAGACAAGGAGGGTGAGCGGCTGCCGCGGCCTGAGGACTGTCCCCAGGACATCTACAACGtcatgctgcagtgctgggcacacAAGCCTGAGGACCGACCCACCTTCGTGGCCTTGCGAGACTTCTTGGTGGAGGTGggtgagcagggagggggaCAGGAGCTCCAGCACcctgtcctgccagctctgctcaagCATGGGTAGAGCTAAGAATATTGCTGAGGTGGGAAGTGACCTGGGCCAAGGTGGGAGCTCAGgccaggcagccctgcaggcTGGGAGGTGGAGGGTGGTGATATGGTTACAGCAGGAAGCATCTGGTTGCTGCAGTGCCATCGTGCACCCCAGGGCTGTGTCAGCTGAGCAGGGGATAGTGGTAATGCTGTCTTTGTCCATTTTTGGGGCCTCCATGCCCTCCATGGGGCTGGGCCTGCCCTCAAAATAGGGTGGACGGAGgggctgtgtcccctgtccTCACCCACCTCTCCCCCAGGCTCAGCCCACCGACATGAGAGCGCTGCAGGACTTTGAGGAGCCAGACAAGCTGCACATCCAGATGAACGACATCATCACGGTCATCGAGGGCAGGTACTGCACGGGAAGGTGGCAGGCATTGTAGAGGGGGAAATGCACTGCCTGCCAGCGTGCATAGGGATAGGGAATGGGGAGACTGGGACAATGTGAGCACTGGCAGAGCTATgggaagcagggatgggaaggggtGGCTCTGCCCCCAGCATACCCGGCCGTGTACCCTACGGGTGGGCAGAGCTGAGATGTTTGTGGTCccccaggcagcacagcatGGTGGGGCCACTCCAGAGtggggggcacagccctgcccacactgcccacagccctgcccgaACCATCCCTGCTGACTCACCCCACTGTGCCCGTGGGTTTGCCCTGGGAAACCGCACGCCCCAGGGCCGCTCCCTGCTGATAGTGGTGGGGACGTGCCGCCAGCACCCGGAGACGTGCTGCTGTCATCGGGTTGAGAGAGGCACCGTGGGACTTGGTACTGTGCTGGCAGAACCCGCTATGCTGTGGGCTCGTCGGTCCCTGCTGACCACGCCGGGGCACAGCCACCCCCTCTGCCGTCCCGGGGATCTGGGGACTGGAGTAGGGGGCCCTTTTGTCCCTGCATCTCTATCCCAGGATGTGCCTGTCACCTTCCAGCTGGGGGAGACTGGGGACCTCCCAAAGGAGTTCAGTGTCCCCGCGCTAGGGCCGGCCCCCCAATCccgaggggaggaggaggaggagggctcTGTTCCCGtctccccccgccccgggccggcTCCCCGCGGTTAGTCACAACCCGGGGTGAATCAGGCCGGGtttgtgtgtctgcagggacCGGCTGCTCCCGGTCCGCCGCCGCGGGGATGACTCTTGCCCAGGGTCTGGCGGTTTAattgcagggaggggaggggaggggaggggaggggaagcgGCGTCGgcggagggagggaaggagcggCGGAGGGCGGTGCGGCCGCGCCAGAGCGCCTACATCGTCCCTGCCGCCGCATCGCGGCTGGGCTGCGGGTCCGCGCCCTCCGCCCCACCGCCGGCCCCAGGTGAGCCGCGGAGGGAAGGATGGAGCGGGAAGAGGGGCTGGAGGTTGCCTGTTGGTCGGGAATTGCCGGGAGTGGAGCAGAGCCGGGGCGCAGCTtcccctgcctcagtttccccgaGGGACGCCGGTCCTTGGTGACCCCCGGTGATAGGTTTTGGGGGTGCGGACTCAGGGCACACGCGGCGGGTTCAGCAGCCGGGGGATGGCAGGAGCCCCAGCGGCTGCCGGTATTCCCGGAGGGGAGGCCCCtgcccgtgcctcagtttcccccgcGGCGGCCGCCCCCCACCGCGTTGCCTGCGGGGATGCCCGGGCAGAGCTGGCGGGGGAAAGGGGGGAGCCTCTAGCCGGGGGCTGCATCCGGCCCTGCCGAGGCCGCCCGGGGCACCGTAAACACCCCCCACCCCTTTTCAAGCCCCTGCCTGTCGTTCGGCAGGCGCCGGGTGTGCGTACGTGTGtgtgggcaggggcagggaccTCCCTGAAAGCCCCCCGGGGACCCAGCCGGCCGCGGGACGGGGCTGTCTCGGGGAGAGGAGCCAGGGCAGCGCCGGAGCGGGTTTGTGCCGGGGGTCCGAGCTGGGGTTCGGTGGGACcgagggtgggagcagggagagtgGAGGGATGGCCCGGCCGCAGCATCCCTTTGTCGGGATGCGGCGGTGAGGGGCGCAGGGAGGGCGAGTGGAGGGGACCTCCCGGGGAGGGGAGCCGTTCCCCCACCTCCCCCAGCCTGCCGCGGGTGAGGGAGGGTGCCCGGtactggctgggctctgccggggctctgccgaggggTCCCGACGCTGAGTAAGGCGGCTGTCTGGCGGCAGCGGGAAGGTAAACAGGAAAAGGGCTGAGCTGGTGGCCGGGGGTGACTCACAGGTGACTCCAGGAAACTTCGGGGCCCGTGCCAGCCTCGCCAGGCTGGCACCCACACTGCCACTGCCCCCTGCCCGCAGCACACCCTGCCCACGGGGAGGGTAGGGCCCTGACAGGCAGGGGGGTAGCTTAGGGTCAGAGCCCCCCCACCATTTATTTGGCACAGTGCTGGGTGGGGTACACCATTTGGgatgcctttccctgccccatccctatTCCCCCCACCAGTCCCtctggactagatgatctcctcATCCACCCCAGAGGTGGCTGGCTGTGTCCTGGGCGACTCCTCGGGAACGCACTGGGGACCAGTACCCCAAGGTGGCCTAAGCCCACCACCTGTCCTTCTGCCCAACTCCCCCTGCCTGCACCAGCCTGCACAGGGCTCACTGATAATGTAGGAAGGGAGCGAGGAAGACCCCACAGACCACCGTCCCCCATATGGGCCCCCATCAGATGCCAAGAGTGTCCCCTATGCCTTCCTTAAGTGCATGGGCCACAGAGGGATCGGTAACGAGCAGCTTGGTGCAGGCATCACCCCAAGGCTCCTGCATAGCTTGAGGcagcaaggaggaggaaggggcatATCTTTTGGGACAAAAGCATGTAGCTTTGTTCCCCACCACTTGCattcccagcaccaccaggtGCAGGGACCATGTGGGGTGGGAGCCAAAGCGTACTGCCGGTGTAGGGTTGGGATCCTGGGCACCCAGGTTCCCTTCCTGGTTGTGTCACCGCACGCCTTCATGGACTTGGACGAGTCACCTTGCCTCCTCCCCATCACTGGGGCAGGCGCGTGTCAACCTCCCATCCCCTCATCAGTAACGAGGTCCTTTTTATTCCTTAGGGCCGAGAATTACTGGTGGCGGGGTCAGAATAAACGGACCCTAAAAGTTGGCCAATTTCCCCGAAACACGGTGACCTCGGTGGCAGGGCTGTCAGCCCACGACATCAGCCAGCCGCTTAAAAACAGCTTCATCCACACAGGCCATGGAGACACCAACCCGCAGCACTGCTGGGGGTTTCCCGATAAAATTGATGAGTAAGAAactttttgtcttctctgcatCCTTtgcctgctccctcccttccctgctgcccactgGGCTCGGGAGCAAGACGCGGCTTGGCTATTgcccccctttccccccatgAAGCATCTCTTTCCGCCCCCGCTGTAATGGGAATGGTGGCTCTGGGTAGGGTTCCTGCAGCTGGACTAACTTCCTTGCCTCTTCCTACTAATGGGGTTAGGGACGTCGGGGGCTGCTGTGCTTGTGGCTGTCCCAGTGGGGAGACCTTTGTGGCTGTCCTGGGACAGGGAGACATCAGTAAGCACCACCCCAGAGGTGGCCACATTACCCCAAAGCACTTTTGGGATGTCCCAGGGCGGCTAAATGTGCGTGGCTTGCAGCCTGTCCCCACGCTTCTAACAGCATGAGtctttttgaaaagcaaaacatgaaaaaaatccaccaaaatgatttttttctccacccTGCTCTATCAGAAGACACCTGGCTGGACTGTgactggggggaggggggctggaTGCTTGTGCTCCAGTGTCCCACATACTGCCTGCCAGATGGGACTGGTTGTCTGGCAGTGAGCAGGAGCACCTTGGCAGGGGGCATGTGGGGGTCTCTCCTTGAACTGGGCTGGAGGGATGTGGGAGGTCAGTGCGGTGGGGCACAGGATAGGATTTCAAAAACTGGAAAGCTCCTGGTGGGTAGGGCCAGGTCCTGCGCTAGTCCATCCCCTGGAATCATGATCCCAACTGCTGTTTGTTATCCCAGGcctgggacagctctgctgGTGCCTCAGTCCCAGCCTGACCCCTCCACAGCCCCCTGTGTCGTGGGCTGTGCCGGTGGCCCTCAGAGGGCTGAACGGAGGCGCTGCGCACACAGAGCTGGCTCGTGCCCCGGCAGGCCTCCCCGCGCCCCGCTGCGTGGGCACGGGCACTGGGTACGTGCTGCCCGGGCTGCCGAGAACGCACCGAGCTCGGCACACGCCCAAGCCCTCAGGCTGCGCCAGCTCCCGCCGGCTCCCTGGCTTGCGACAGCTCGCCCGGGCCTCCCGGCACCCACTGGCACGTGGTACCGGGGCACCCTGCCTTGGGCGCAGCATCGCCCCGGTGCTGGAGGGGCGTCCTGGGCACTGCACCCCACACAAGTACCCTGGACACGGTGCCCTGCTTGCAGTCCCCTGGGCACAGCGCATCATGCACGCGGAGCTGGAGATGGGTGGCATGACACTGGGATGGCATCAGGCTCTGTGCCGTAGCACTGGAGGCCTCTGGGGTGTGTTGCCCCAGCACTCACAGGAATGGTACTCACCAGGCATGGTGTGTGGTGAAGGAGCTGTGGGGTGTCCCAAGGCATGAGCCTGAGGAGTGAGGGGTCCCACATGGCCCCTGCTGACTCCCAGGcactctcctctctccccacaggCTGTACCTGGGAAATCCCATGGACCCTCCTGACATTTTAGGTGTGGACCCGAGCGCTGCCAGACCTACACAGCTTCCAGGGAGGGCTAAAAGTGAGtggcttttctccttcctcctgcccatCAGCTGCACAAAGCCCCCATCCCCGTATCCTGCTGCCAGGGTGATGGGCTGGACCCTctcctttctgtctctctgctgGCACTTGCTTTTTGCAGACCAGGGGTAGCTGGGGTGATGGACCGTGTTGTCACTTGGCTGTACGCCACTGCCAGCAGTGTGGGCGGCTGGTGGCTCTGCCTGGCTGGactctgccctgctgcccttCATCCGAGTCCcttgtcccctcccagcctcccacagctggcctcctcagtgcaggggatctcagcagagctgctatGGGGAGGGAACTTGGATGCTGTGCATATGCCACAATCCCCATAAACCTAGAGTTTTTACTTGGAGGGGCTTCCCACCAGCATCCTCTCTGTGTGCCACTGGTGAAGAGGGACACAACAAAGCATGCACCCCGTTAACAAGCACCCTGGCTGCTGCTTGCATGTTCACCCTATGCTTCCCCTTCTCTTGGGTTCTCTcttctgcagggcagcctcctcCACGCCCACCTCAGCCTACCGTCCTGCTCACCAGTAAGTTGGGCTTCTTTGGTGCTGCTCTCCCTTCCTCACaccctctttcttttctctcttaccTGGGTGGCCTGGGGCAGGTGCCCTGGTGTGCCTTGGGAGCAAAGAGGGCTGAAACtatggggtggtttgggggctTGCAGATGCAGATGCCCCTTCTTGCACCCTAGAGATGGGTGCTGGGACCCTCACTATCCTTCTCTGTCCCCTTCTAGAGCCTTGCTACGACCCGGtcagtgaggaggaggagggtctGCCAGGGGGTCTCCGGAAGCTCTGCCTGAAGAAgccaggcacagggaagggTCTGCGACCAGTCAAGCCATCAGCACGAGTACCGGGCACCAAGGTGGGCGAGCGGCAACCCGGACGGCTGGCAAGCGAGGGGCTGGCAAGCAGCGAGGTGACCCTCATTGACTTTGGGGAGGAAGTGCCCCAGGGTAGCCCCTCTCCAGTGGGGGAGCTGACAGCCCCATCGTTAGCCAAGCTGGCCATGGAGGCCTGCTCTTTGCTGGACAAGACCCCACCACAGAGCCCCACGCGGGCTCTTCCTCGGCCTCTCCACCCCACGCCAGTGGTGGACTGGGACGCCCGGCCGTTGCCCCCACCGCCTGCCTATGATGACGTGGCACAGGATGAGGATGATATTGAGGTCTGCTCTATCACTAGCCCTCCAAGCCGGCGGGGCAAGACCAACTATGGCTTTGTGGATGAGAGTGAGCGGGGACCAGCACTGGAGGACAACCTCTTCCTGCCCCCCAAGGAGACCAAACAGCCCAGCATGACGCAGACCACCGAGCTCTtcgaggagctgcagcaggagtgcaTGAAGAGGCTCAACGTCCCTCTGGGACCGGCCACCCCAGCTGACGACAAGCCCCAAATCCCGCCCCGTGTCCCAATCCCACCCCGGCCCCTTCGCCGCAATGAGCCTGGGCGCTGGTCAGGGGACCTTTCCCCAGCTTCGGGGGGCGAGGAAGACCGGCCGCCCCAGATCCCTCCACGGGACCCACTGTCACAGCCCACTTCCCGGACACCCAGCCCCatggctctgcaggtgggctctcccCAGCAACGTgctgccctctgctcctgcctctccacCTCACCAGGGAAGCCCATGCCCACCACACAGAGCTTTGCCCTTGACCCCAAATACGCCACCCCCAAGGTCATCCAGGCACAGGGCAAGGACTGCTCCAAGGGACCCTGCATCCTGCCTATCGTGAAGGATGGGCAGAAGGTCAGCAGCACTCACTACTACCTGCTGCCCGAGCGCCCTGCCTACCTGGACAAGTATGAGAAGTTTTTCAAGGAGGCTAAAAGCCCTGAGGAGGTGCCAGCATCCCGCCAGGTCACCACAGCCACTGTCCGTCCCATggtgcagcagccactgccagaCTGCAAGGCCAACTTTTCCTCCAACAACAGCAACCCTGGGCCCAAGTGCCTGGTGAAAGCCTCCTGCAGCCTCCAGAAGATCGTTTATGACGGGCCAGATGTTTGCCGTCCTGCTGACAAGATCCGGCTGGTAAGTGTCATTCCCAGCATCCATGTGGAGTGGGCTCACCTGGGCAAGAGCTTTCCTcaccctgtgcctcagtttctgcaAGTTCAACCCCAGGGGATTGGCTACAAGGAGGCCCCAGATATCCAGGGGACATAAATCTCACTGCAATGCTAAAATGGGAATTGAAggccctggggagggggaaggtggCTCGTTGCTATCGTCCCCTTGGTCTCTCTAGGCTGGGGATATTGTGGCCCACCCAAGCCCAGGAGAGATTTAAGATCCCAGGGTTAAGAATgatcccagctccaggctgacAGTGCTCCCTGAAGATAGAACCAGGGATGGGGGCAGCCCCGGTGGTCCCCTGCTTCAGTCAGAGGCTTCTCGCTGCCCAGGGGTGGCAGCAGACAGTGACCACAAGCTCCCCCCCAGGTGCAGGAGACGGTGCATGGCGTGACCACCGAGGAGTGtcaggcagccctgcagaaccACAACTGGAACATCCAACGGGCCATCCAGTACCTGAAGGTACAGCGCACCCCTGTTCCCTCGTCCCGGCTCCAGCAAGAGTGGTGGCACCCCTGTCACCCCTCTGGCCATGCCCTGTCCCTTTGCAGGTGGAGCAGCTCTTCTGCCTGGGGCTGAAGTCCCGTATGGAGTGCCAGCGGGTGCTGGAGATGTTCGACTGGAACCTGGCACAGGCTAGCTCCCACCTCCTCGATCCCTACAGCACCACCCGCCAGAAGTAGGGACATCGATGTTTTTGAGGGGGGAGCAGTTCTCTGTGCCACACTGCTCTGGGCAGACTGGCACTATCACCCCTCCTGAGCTCATGTCCTGTCCTCTCCTTACAGGTGGTGACAGCGGGGACAGGGCGAGCTGTGTCTAATCCAGAGCAGGCATCTCACCACGGGGCCAATCCCCCCACCTCCACCCACGCAACCTGCTGCAGGACTCTGGACTGAGCCCCCACTTGGAGGGTGGAGACATCCCAAAAGGGaccctgcccagcaccacaGACTTTCCAGGGTGCTTGTGCCCTGGCCTTGGCAATGGGCTCCGTCCCCTGGCCCCTTGTTGAATTGTTTTTGTAAagagaaatgtaattttaatatatatattatgtgtatatataaaaatattctatGGAGAGGAGGGTGCCTGTGGCCGTTTCCCAGGTCTATCCCTGCCAACACACAGGGACAGGCCACATCTCCATGGGTGCTGGttcctccctgcaggcagctgggactGTAACCCTTGGGATCCCCCATGGGATGAAGCTCGGGAGGGGATGCATGGACTGTGGGGATCCCCAGGAAGCTGTGTGACATGTGCACCTGTAAAACCTCCTGTTGAGTCCTCCCAGGCCTTTTTAGGGTGCAAAGTTCTCCCcatccagggctgctggagtTAGTCACAGTATATCCCACCCCCAGGCCCAAGGCTGAGCACGGTTTTGCCTGCTCTGAGTGGGCAGTGCTTGCCTGCAGGGGAGCCCCCCGCAGCCGGGCCCCCCTTGCCCGGTGCCCCGCGGCTCCCGGCTGCCGCCTGACTCATGCCCGGGCAGGGAGTGGCGGCACCGGCATCGCCCCCACCCACGCGAGCACTGTTGTGCAACCGGGTGCCTCCTGGAGCCGGGAGCAGGTGCAGGAGTGGAGGGGTGGCTCCTGTGGGGTCCCAGAGACAGTGTCCGTGCTCACTCCCCCCTCCAAGTGGGTATCGAAGCCCCTTAGCTgggtttcctgcagcagcaggaagggatcTTGGGATCAGGTAGAGGAGGATCTTGGTGCCCAAACCCACCAGGTACCTGCTCTCTAGGATactctgctccagagctggtAGCTTCAGAGGAGAGACCCCGCCATACACAGTGAGGAAGGGCTGCCTCGGCATGATCGTGGATCCCTCCCTGTGGTAGATGGTACCTGGCCACAGCCTGTGTACCCAGAGCTCCCTCAGCTCTGGTCCTCTGGCCGCCCTGACCATGGACGGGGAACTGGTGCTGCTGTGAGCCCGGTCACGTGTCACTGCTTGGGACTCTGTGCTTCTGTGTTCCCATGTGAGGTGCAGCCACCATGGCAGGGCTGTCAGTGAAGTGAGGAAGGCACAACACCATCACTGACTTACTTCCCCCTCCTTAAGTGGTCCTGGAGCTGGGTGAGaccctgtgaagaagcaaacTCATTTTCTGCAGTGACTTCCCTGGGTCCGTTCATGCAGCTGGGTCCATCCAGCCTCTGTCCCTGGTGGAAGGTGACCTGCAACCCAGGGCAATGCCTGGCACCATCGCCCGTGTGGGAACAACCCCCCCACTCCATCCGGGTTTGTGTGGGCGTTTGCCGCGATGGGCAGATAACGCCTGGGACCGGCAGTGCCGAAGggggggacagggcagggccagTACGTGGGACCCCAAGGCATCAGTGGTAGcctgctccttccttcttcctccttggTGACGGGCCAACCCCTGCCAGGGGTTATCGGCCGTGCAGCCGAGTGTGGAGGAACCTGACAGCAAACAGGAGGGTGCATGGgggtgcagagcccagcactgacCCACCCCTCCCAGAGATATTTGGGA
This genomic window from Corvus hawaiiensis isolate bCorHaw1 chromosome 10, bCorHaw1.pri.cur, whole genome shotgun sequence contains:
- the TNK2 gene encoding activated CDC42 kinase 1 isoform X1, producing MVPPHPPPPPGCLVHRAGVRGEGGCWRGAGAGGDATTSPLRSRSRDRRWAVGLPRREEDSGARLGLGNFLPCDPKPGSSPRRPQADAGVSAEPPTRRCAAAAAASAMGERCDYQRLSSAEEEEEMHGPLPHSFSDSTGQRALRLGSRRPTPPPRQDIAPGVPCRRRLSCSMQAEEGTDWLLELLTELQLQQYFLRIRDELNVTRLSHFEYVKNEDLEKIGMGRPGQRRLWEAVKRRKAMCKRKSWMSKVFSGKRLESELPPQPQSTFRKPPTPPPPEAGGQHSLTCLVRERDLSIFEKLGDGSFGVVRRGEWCTPAGKTLNVAVKCLKTDVLSQPEALDDFIREVNAMHSLDHRNLIRLYGVVLSHPMKMVTELAPLGSLLDRLRKNQGHFLISTLCQYAIQVAKGMAYLESKRFIHRDLAARNILLASNELVKIGDFGLMRALPKNDDHYVMQEHRKVPFAWCAPESLKTRTFSHASDTWMFGVTLWEMFTYGQEPWIGLNGSQILHKIDKEGERLPRPEDCPQDIYNVMLQCWAHKPEDRPTFVALRDFLVEAQPTDMRALQDFEEPDKLHIQMNDIITVIEGRAENYWWRGQNKRTLKVGQFPRNTVTSVAGLSAHDISQPLKNSFIHTGHGDTNPQHCWGFPDKIDELYLGNPMDPPDILGVDPSAARPTQLPGRAKRQPPPRPPQPTVLLTKPCYDPVSEEEEGLPGGLRKLCLKKPGTGKGLRPVKPSARVPGTKVGERQPGRLASEGLASSEVTLIDFGEEVPQGSPSPVGELTAPSLAKLAMEACSLLDKTPPQSPTRALPRPLHPTPVVDWDARPLPPPPAYDDVAQDEDDIEVCSITSPPSRRGKTNYGFVDESERGPALEDNLFLPPKETKQPSMTQTTELFEELQQECMKRLNVPLGPATPADDKPQIPPRVPIPPRPLRRNEPGRWSGDLSPASGGEEDRPPQIPPRDPLSQPTSRTPSPMALQVGSPQQRAALCSCLSTSPGKPMPTTQSFALDPKYATPKVIQAQGKDCSKGPCILPIVKDGQKVSSTHYYLLPERPAYLDKYEKFFKEAKSPEEVPASRQVTTATVRPMVQQPLPDCKANFSSNNSNPGPKCLVKASCSLQKIVYDGPDVCRPADKIRLVQETVHGVTTEECQAALQNHNWNIQRAIQYLKVEQLFCLGLKSRMECQRVLEMFDWNLAQASSHLLDPYSTTRQKW
- the TNK2 gene encoding activated CDC42 kinase 1 isoform X6 translates to MRRFQALHRSFPFLTRFRLYRRLSCSMQAEEGTDWLLELLTELQLQQYFLRIRDELNVTRLSHFEYVKNEDLEKIGMGRPGQRRLWEAVKRRKAMCKRKSWMSKVFSGKRLESELPPQPQSTFRKPPTPPPPEAGGQHSLTCLVRERDLSIFEKLGDGSFGVVRRGEWCTPAGKTLNVAVKCLKTDVLSQPEALDDFIREVNAMHSLDHRNLIRLYGVVLSHPMKMVTELAPLGSLLDRLRKNQGHFLISTLCQYAIQVAKGMAYLESKRFIHRDLAARNILLASNELVKIGDFGLMRALPKNDDHYVMQEHRKVPFAWCAPESLKTRTFSHASDTWMFGVTLWEMFTYGQEPWIGLNGSQILHKIDKEGERLPRPEDCPQDIYNVMLQCWAHKPEDRPTFVALRDFLVEAQPTDMRALQDFEEPDKLHIQMNDIITVIEGRAENYWWRGQNKRTLKVGQFPRNTVTSVAGLSAHDISQPLKNSFIHTGHGDTNPQHCWGFPDKIDELYLGNPMDPPDILGVDPSAARPTQLPGRAKRQPPPRPPQPTVLLTKPCYDPVSEEEEGLPGGLRKLCLKKPGTGKGLRPVKPSARVPGTKVGERQPGRLASEGLASSEVTLIDFGEEVPQGSPSPVGELTAPSLAKLAMEACSLLDKTPPQSPTRALPRPLHPTPVVDWDARPLPPPPAYDDVAQDEDDIEVCSITSPPSRRGKTNYGFVDESERGPALEDNLFLPPKETKQPSMTQTTELFEELQQECMKRLNVPLGPATPADDKPQIPPRVPIPPRPLRRNEPGRWSGDLSPASGGEEDRPPQIPPRDPLSQPTSRTPSPMALQVGSPQQRAALCSCLSTSPGKPMPTTQSFALDPKYATPKVIQAQGKDCSKGPCILPIVKDGQKVSSTHYYLLPERPAYLDKYEKFFKEAKSPEEVPASRQVTTATVRPMVQQPLPDCKANFSSNNSNPGPKCLVKASCSLQKIVYDGPDVCRPADKIRLVQETVHGVTTEECQAALQNHNWNIQRAIQYLKVEQLFCLGLKSRMECQRVLEMFDWNLAQASSHLLDPYSTTRQKW
- the TNK2 gene encoding activated CDC42 kinase 1 isoform X4, with translation MVPPHPPPPPGCLVHRAGVRGEGGCWRGAGAGGDATTSPLRSRSRDRRWAVGLPRREEDSGARLGLGNFLPCDPKPGSSPRRPQADAGVSAEPPTRRCAAAAAASAMGERCDYQRLSSAEEEEEMHGPLPHSFSDSTGQRALRLGSRRPTPPPRQDIAPGVPCRRRLSCSMQAEEGTDWLLELLTELQLQQYFLRIRDELNVTRLSHFEYVKNEDLEKIGMGRPGQRRLWEAVKRRKAMCKRKSWMSKVFSGKRLESELPPQPQSTFRKPPTPPPPEAGGQHSLTCLVRERDLSIFEKLGDGSFGVVRRGEWCTPAGKTLNVAVKCLKTDVLSQPEALDDFIREVNAMHSLDHRNLIRLYGVVLSHPMKMVTELAPLGSLLDRLRKNQGHFLISTLCQYAIQVAKGMAYLESKRFIHRDLAARNILLASNELVKIGDFGLMRALPKNDDHYVMQEHRKVPFAWCAPESLKTRTFSHASDTWMFGVTLWEMFTYGQEPWIGLNGSQILHKIDKEGERLPRPEDCPQDIYNVMLQCWAHKPEDRPTFVALRDFLVEAQPTDMRALQDFEEPDKLHIQMNDIITVIEGRLYLGNPMDPPDILGVDPSAARPTQLPGRAKRQPPPRPPQPTVLLTKPCYDPVSEEEEGLPGGLRKLCLKKPGTGKGLRPVKPSARVPGTKVGERQPGRLASEGLASSEVTLIDFGEEVPQGSPSPVGELTAPSLAKLAMEACSLLDKTPPQSPTRALPRPLHPTPVVDWDARPLPPPPAYDDVAQDEDDIEVCSITSPPSRRGKTNYGFVDESERGPALEDNLFLPPKETKQPSMTQTTELFEELQQECMKRLNVPLGPATPADDKPQIPPRVPIPPRPLRRNEPGRWSGDLSPASGGEEDRPPQIPPRDPLSQPTSRTPSPMALQVGSPQQRAALCSCLSTSPGKPMPTTQSFALDPKYATPKVIQAQGKDCSKGPCILPIVKDGQKVSSTHYYLLPERPAYLDKYEKFFKEAKSPEEVPASRQVTTATVRPMVQQPLPDCKANFSSNNSNPGPKCLVKASCSLQKIVYDGPDVCRPADKIRLVQETVHGVTTEECQAALQNHNWNIQRAIQYLKVEQLFCLGLKSRMECQRVLEMFDWNLAQASSHLLDPYSTTRQKW